Proteins from a genomic interval of Ramlibacter algicola:
- the chrA gene encoding chromate efflux transporter: MERPAPVPFGEALRFWLRLGCISFGGPAGQIAIMHRELVEQKRWISESRFLHALNYCMVLPGPEAQQLATYIGWLLHRTWGGIVAGALFVLPSVVLLIALSWVYAAHGQVPWIAAIFYGIKPAVAAIVLQALWRIGGRTLKDPRRVPWLWAIALFAFVAIAWLGVPFPLVILAAAGVGALGGRLVPGQFGGAGAHAATSAPHPPAVIDDDTPTPGHALFSRSRLAAVAGAGAALWIAPMAALVALHGRDGTLAQMGWFFTKAALLGFGGAYAVLPYVYQGAVENFHWLTGAQMMDGLALGETTPGPLIMVVAFVGFMGGWTREVLGPSQLFAGGALAACVVTWFTFLPSFVLILAGGPLVESTHGQLRFTAPLTGVTAAVVGVIATLALFFLAHVAQPVAGGPVDVPALLIVAAASVALLRFKVGVIPVIAGCAVAGLLLRAAGLG; encoded by the coding sequence ATGGAGCGACCGGCGCCCGTCCCCTTCGGCGAGGCGCTGCGGTTCTGGCTGCGCCTGGGCTGCATCAGCTTCGGCGGCCCCGCGGGGCAGATCGCGATCATGCATCGCGAGCTCGTCGAGCAGAAGCGCTGGATCTCGGAATCGCGCTTCCTGCATGCGCTGAACTACTGCATGGTGCTGCCCGGTCCGGAGGCGCAGCAACTGGCCACCTACATCGGCTGGCTGCTGCACCGCACGTGGGGCGGCATCGTCGCGGGCGCGCTGTTCGTGCTGCCGTCGGTCGTGCTGTTGATCGCGCTCAGCTGGGTCTACGCCGCGCATGGCCAAGTGCCCTGGATCGCGGCGATCTTCTACGGCATCAAGCCCGCCGTCGCGGCGATCGTCCTGCAGGCCTTGTGGCGCATTGGCGGGCGCACGCTGAAGGACCCGCGCCGCGTGCCGTGGCTGTGGGCGATCGCGTTGTTCGCGTTCGTCGCCATCGCCTGGCTCGGCGTGCCGTTTCCGCTGGTGATCCTTGCCGCTGCCGGCGTCGGTGCGCTCGGCGGCCGTCTGGTGCCCGGCCAGTTCGGTGGCGCGGGCGCCCACGCAGCCACCTCGGCGCCGCATCCGCCGGCGGTGATCGACGACGACACGCCGACGCCTGGACACGCTTTGTTCAGCCGTTCGCGCCTTGCGGCCGTGGCGGGGGCAGGCGCCGCGCTGTGGATCGCGCCGATGGCCGCGCTGGTGGCGCTGCACGGCCGCGACGGCACGCTCGCGCAGATGGGCTGGTTCTTCACCAAGGCCGCGCTGCTCGGGTTCGGCGGCGCGTATGCGGTGCTGCCGTACGTGTACCAAGGCGCGGTGGAGAACTTCCACTGGCTCACCGGCGCCCAGATGATGGATGGCCTCGCCTTGGGGGAGACGACGCCAGGGCCACTCATCATGGTGGTGGCCTTCGTTGGCTTCATGGGTGGCTGGACGCGCGAGGTGCTCGGCCCGTCGCAGCTCTTCGCCGGCGGGGCCCTGGCGGCCTGCGTGGTGACCTGGTTCACCTTCCTGCCCTCGTTCGTCTTGATCCTGGCCGGCGGCCCGCTGGTGGAATCGACGCATGGCCAGTTGCGATTCACGGCGCCGCTGACGGGTGTCACCGCGGCGGTGGTCGGCGTGATCGCCACGCTGGCGCTGTTCTTCCTGGCGCACGTCGCGCAGCCGGTCGCCGGCGGGCCGGTCGACGTGCCCGCGCTGCTGATCGTCGCCGCGGCGTCGGTCGCCTTGCTGCGCTTCAAGGTCGGCGTCATCCCGGTGATCGCAGGCTGCGCGGTGGCAGGGTTGCTGCTACGGGCCGCCGGGCTGGGCTGA
- the metW gene encoding methionine biosynthesis protein MetW, with protein sequence MSDRATMDSIARLVPEGSRVLDLGCGDGALMDLLRRERGCTGYGVEIDDANLLACARRGVDVLQLNLDEGLSMFTNGSFDVVLQIDTLQNLRNAETMLRETARVGKMGIVAFPNFAHWPNRLAILRGRMPVTKRLPYQWYDTPNIRVGTFKDFEVLATRNRLAILDAFGLQEGEEVRVLPNLRAGTAVFKFERG encoded by the coding sequence GTGAGCGATCGCGCCACCATGGACTCCATCGCGCGGCTCGTGCCCGAGGGCTCGCGCGTGCTCGACCTCGGCTGCGGCGACGGCGCCCTGATGGACCTGCTTCGGCGCGAGCGCGGCTGCACCGGCTACGGCGTCGAGATCGACGACGCCAACCTGCTCGCGTGCGCCAGGCGCGGCGTCGACGTGCTCCAGCTGAACCTGGACGAGGGGCTGTCGATGTTCACCAACGGCAGCTTCGACGTCGTGCTGCAGATCGACACGCTGCAGAACCTGCGCAATGCCGAAACCATGCTGCGCGAGACGGCGCGCGTGGGCAAGATGGGCATCGTCGCCTTCCCCAACTTCGCGCATTGGCCGAACCGGCTGGCGATCCTGCGCGGGCGCATGCCGGTGACCAAGCGGCTGCCCTACCAGTGGTACGACACGCCGAACATCCGCGTCGGCACGTTCAAGGACTTCGAGGTGCTGGCCACGCGCAACCGGCTGGCGATCCTCGATGCCTTCGGCCTGCAGGAAGGCGAGGAAGTGCGGGTGCTGCCGAACCTGCGCGCCGGCACGGCCGTCTTCAAGTTCGAGCGCGGCTGA
- the metX gene encoding homoserine O-succinyltransferase MetX, with amino-acid sequence MTLIAEPKAMHFDTPLPLQSGASVRDYDLAYETYGTLNADRSNAVLICHALNASHHVAGAYAGQPGSEGWWDTMIGPGKPVDTDRFFVIGVNNLGSCFGSTGPMHVNPDTGKVYGADFPVVTVEDWVDAQARLLDALGIHQLAAVMGGSLGGMQALSWTLRHPQRVRHAAVIASAPNLTAENIAFNEVARRAIVTDPDFHGGHFYQHGVVPKRGLRIARMVGHITYLSDDVMNEKFGRQLREGLDIRYTTQDIEFQIESYLRYQGDKFSEYFDANTYLLITRALDYFDPARAFGGNLSKALAAATARFLLVSFTTDWRFSPKRSREIVKALLDNQRAVTYAEIDAPHGHDAFLLDDARYLSLVRAWFARIAGELGAAA; translated from the coding sequence ATGACGCTGATCGCCGAACCGAAGGCCATGCATTTCGACACGCCGCTGCCGCTGCAGAGCGGCGCGTCGGTGCGCGACTACGACCTCGCCTACGAGACCTACGGCACGCTCAACGCCGACCGCTCGAACGCGGTGCTGATCTGCCACGCGCTCAACGCGTCGCACCACGTCGCCGGCGCCTACGCCGGCCAGCCCGGCTCGGAAGGCTGGTGGGACACGATGATCGGCCCCGGCAAGCCCGTGGACACCGATCGCTTCTTCGTCATCGGCGTCAACAACCTGGGCTCGTGCTTCGGTTCCACCGGGCCGATGCACGTGAACCCGGACACCGGCAAGGTGTACGGCGCCGATTTCCCGGTGGTCACGGTCGAGGACTGGGTCGATGCGCAGGCGCGGCTGCTCGATGCGCTGGGCATCCACCAGCTCGCCGCCGTGATGGGCGGCAGCCTCGGCGGCATGCAGGCCCTGTCGTGGACGCTGCGCCATCCGCAGCGCGTGCGGCACGCCGCCGTGATCGCCAGCGCGCCGAACCTCACGGCCGAGAACATCGCCTTCAACGAGGTCGCGCGGCGCGCGATCGTCACCGACCCCGACTTCCACGGCGGCCACTTCTACCAGCACGGCGTCGTGCCCAAGCGCGGGCTGCGCATCGCGCGCATGGTCGGCCACATCACTTACCTGTCCGACGACGTCATGAACGAGAAGTTCGGAAGGCAGCTGCGGGAAGGCCTGGACATCCGCTACACGACCCAGGACATCGAGTTCCAGATCGAGAGCTACCTGCGCTACCAGGGCGACAAGTTCAGCGAGTACTTCGACGCCAACACCTACCTGCTGATCACGCGCGCCCTCGACTACTTCGACCCGGCGCGGGCGTTCGGGGGCAACCTGTCCAAGGCGCTGGCGGCGGCGACCGCGCGCTTCCTGCTCGTGAGCTTCACCACCGACTGGCGCTTCTCGCCCAAGCGCAGCCGCGAGATCGTCAAGGCGCTGCTGGACAACCAGCGCGCCGTCACCTACGCGGAGATCGATGCGCCGCACGGCCACGACGCGTTCCTGCTCGACGACGCGCGCTACCTCTCGCTGGTGCGCGCGTGGTTCGCCCGCATTGCCGGCGAGCTGGGAGCCGCCGCATGA
- a CDS encoding TMEM165/GDT1 family protein, translating into MQAFFVSTGLVALAEMGDKTQLLSLLLAAKFRRPWPIVLGILVATLANHALAGALGAWITAYVGPGVMRWILGGSFLVMAAWMLVPDKLDEDDAPSSATHLGVFATTVVAFFLAEMGDKTQVATVMLAARFDAWVAVVAGTTLGMMLANAPVVWFGDRLVRRVPIRLVHLVSAGIFVVLGVAALLGAG; encoded by the coding sequence ATGCAAGCCTTTTTCGTTTCCACCGGCCTCGTCGCGCTCGCCGAGATGGGCGACAAGACGCAGTTGCTGTCGCTGCTGCTCGCCGCGAAATTCCGCCGTCCCTGGCCCATCGTCCTGGGCATCCTCGTGGCCACGCTGGCCAACCACGCGCTGGCCGGTGCGCTGGGCGCCTGGATCACGGCATACGTCGGCCCCGGCGTCATGCGGTGGATCCTCGGCGGCTCGTTCCTGGTCATGGCGGCCTGGATGCTGGTGCCCGACAAGCTGGACGAGGACGACGCGCCGTCGAGCGCCACGCACCTGGGCGTGTTCGCGACCACCGTCGTCGCCTTTTTCCTGGCCGAGATGGGCGACAAGACCCAGGTCGCCACCGTGATGCTCGCGGCGCGCTTCGACGCGTGGGTTGCCGTGGTCGCGGGCACGACGCTCGGGATGATGCTGGCCAACGCGCCGGTGGTCTGGTTCGGCGACCGGCTGGTGCGCAGGGTGCCGATCCGCCTCGTGCACCTGGTGTCCGCGGGCATCTTCGTGGTGCTCGGCGTCGCGGCCCTGCTCGGGGCCGGTTGA
- a CDS encoding ammonium transporter, with the protein MEALKQGADALFILLGGIMVLAMHAGFAFLELGTVRKKNQVNALVKILADFAVSTVAYFAVGYGVAYGTSFFVGAEQLAAKNGYELVKFFFLLTFAAAIPAIISGGIAERARFGPQLAATAVLVGIVYPLFEGVAWNHAFGVQDWIKAATGEEFHDFAGSIVVHAVGGWLALPAVLLLGARSNRYRKDGAVSAHPPSNIPFLALGAWILTVGWFGFNVMSAQTLDKISGLVAVNSLMAMVGGTLAALAFGRNDPGFVHNGPLAGLVAVCAGSDLMHPVGALAVGAVAGAVFVAMFTIAQNRWKIDDVLGVWPLHGLCGLWGGLAAGIFGSKALGGLGGVSFGAQALGSLLGVAWALVGGFIVYGTIKAISGLRLSQEEEHEGADLAIHRIGSTPEREVTW; encoded by the coding sequence ATGGAAGCACTGAAACAGGGAGCGGATGCTTTGTTCATCCTGCTTGGCGGCATCATGGTGCTGGCGATGCACGCCGGCTTCGCGTTCCTCGAGCTGGGGACGGTGCGCAAGAAGAACCAGGTCAACGCGCTGGTCAAGATCCTGGCGGATTTCGCGGTGTCCACCGTCGCCTACTTCGCGGTCGGCTACGGCGTGGCGTACGGCACCAGCTTCTTCGTCGGCGCCGAGCAACTGGCGGCGAAGAACGGCTACGAGCTGGTGAAGTTCTTCTTTCTGCTCACGTTCGCGGCGGCCATCCCGGCCATCATCTCCGGCGGCATCGCCGAGCGCGCCCGCTTCGGCCCGCAGCTGGCGGCCACCGCGGTGCTCGTCGGCATCGTCTATCCGCTGTTCGAAGGCGTGGCCTGGAACCATGCGTTCGGCGTGCAGGACTGGATCAAGGCGGCGACCGGCGAGGAGTTCCACGACTTCGCCGGCTCCATCGTCGTGCATGCGGTGGGCGGCTGGCTGGCATTGCCGGCCGTGCTGCTGCTGGGCGCGCGCAGCAACCGCTACCGCAAGGACGGTGCCGTGTCCGCGCATCCGCCGTCCAACATCCCCTTCCTGGCACTTGGCGCGTGGATCCTCACGGTGGGCTGGTTCGGCTTCAACGTGATGAGCGCGCAGACCCTCGACAAGATCTCGGGCCTGGTCGCGGTCAACTCGCTGATGGCGATGGTGGGCGGCACGCTGGCGGCGCTGGCCTTCGGCCGCAACGACCCGGGCTTCGTCCACAACGGGCCGCTCGCCGGGCTGGTGGCGGTCTGCGCCGGCTCCGACCTCATGCATCCGGTCGGCGCGCTGGCGGTTGGCGCCGTGGCCGGCGCGGTGTTCGTCGCCATGTTCACGATCGCGCAGAACCGCTGGAAGATCGACGACGTGCTGGGCGTGTGGCCGCTGCACGGCCTGTGCGGGCTCTGGGGCGGCCTGGCCGCCGGCATCTTCGGCAGCAAGGCGCTCGGCGGCCTCGGCGGCGTGAGCTTCGGCGCGCAGGCACTCGGCTCGCTGCTGGGCGTGGCATGGGCGCTCGTGGGCGGCTTCATCGTCTACGGCACGATCAAGGCGATCAGCGGCCTGCGCCTGTCGCAGGAAGAGGAGCACGAAGGCGCGGACCTCGCGATCCACCGCATCGGCTCGACCCCCGAGCGCGAAGTGACCTGGTGA
- a CDS encoding sigma-70 family RNA polymerase sigma factor, which produces MSFETEVAQHRSSLLRYARLQLRNDAWAEDCVSETLLAALSKPQAFGQRSQLKTWLVGILKHKIIDTLRARQREVALPESDADGSEELDALMFQADGHYATPPADWGDPEQALGSRQFFEVLEACTEKLPPAMARVFLMREWLEMDSEDICKELALTPTNLYVQLHRARLRLRECLELNWFAGSPR; this is translated from the coding sequence ATGTCGTTCGAAACCGAAGTCGCGCAGCACCGCAGCTCCCTGCTGCGGTACGCCAGGCTGCAGCTGCGCAACGACGCCTGGGCCGAGGACTGCGTGTCCGAGACGCTGCTGGCGGCGCTCTCCAAGCCGCAGGCCTTCGGCCAGCGTTCGCAGCTGAAGACCTGGCTGGTCGGCATCCTCAAGCACAAGATCATCGACACGCTGCGCGCCCGCCAGCGCGAGGTGGCGCTCCCGGAGAGCGACGCCGACGGCAGCGAGGAGCTCGACGCCCTGATGTTCCAGGCCGACGGCCACTACGCCACGCCGCCCGCCGACTGGGGCGACCCCGAGCAGGCGCTCGGCTCGCGGCAGTTTTTCGAGGTGCTGGAAGCCTGCACCGAGAAGCTGCCGCCGGCGATGGCGCGGGTGTTCCTGATGCGCGAGTGGCTGGAGATGGACAGCGAGGACATCTGTAAGGAGCTGGCGCTCACCCCGACCAACCTGTACGTCCAACTGCACCGGGCCCGCCTGCGCCTGCGCGAGTGCCTTGAGCTCAACTGGTTCGCCGGATCGCCACGATGA
- a CDS encoding zf-HC2 domain-containing protein, whose product MIPLRRTCKEAAALLVAREDRELALADRVALRLHLAVCEACPRFGRQLDLMRRAFGRWRHQAGEQDPGP is encoded by the coding sequence ATGATTCCCCTGCGCCGCACGTGCAAGGAAGCCGCCGCCCTGCTGGTGGCGAGGGAAGACCGCGAGCTGGCGCTCGCCGACCGGGTGGCGTTGCGCCTGCACCTCGCCGTGTGCGAGGCGTGCCCGCGCTTCGGGCGGCAACTGGACCTCATGCGGCGCGCCTTCGGCCGCTGGCGCCACCAGGCGGGCGAGCAGGACCCCGGCCCATGA
- a CDS encoding RNA recognition motif domain-containing protein, whose product MGNKLYVGNLPYSVRDSDLEQAFGQFGAVTSAKVMMERDTGRSKGFGFVEMGSDAEAQAAIQGMNGQPLGGRSVVVNEARPMEQRPRGFGGGGGGGGYGGGGGGGGYGGGGGGRGGYGGGGGDRGGYGGGGGGDRGGYGGGGGGDRGGYGGRSAGGGSDGGFRSPYGSGPRGGNRGGSGGGGGGGSY is encoded by the coding sequence ATGGGCAACAAACTGTACGTGGGGAACCTGCCCTACAGCGTGCGTGACAGCGATCTGGAGCAGGCGTTCGGCCAATTCGGCGCCGTCACCAGCGCCAAGGTCATGATGGAACGCGACACCGGCCGCTCCAAGGGCTTCGGCTTCGTGGAGATGGGCAGCGATGCCGAGGCGCAAGCCGCCATCCAGGGCATGAACGGCCAGCCGCTCGGCGGCCGCAGCGTCGTCGTCAACGAAGCGCGTCCGATGGAGCAGCGTCCGCGCGGCTTCGGCGGCGGTGGTGGTGGTGGCGGCTACGGCGGCGGTGGCGGCGGCGGCGGCTACGGTGGTGGCGGCGGTGGCCGCGGCGGCTACGGCGGCGGCGGTGGCGACCGTGGTGGTTACGGCGGTGGCGGCGGCGGCGATCGCGGCGGCTACGGTGGCGGCGGCGGCGGTGACCGCGGCGGCTACGGTGGCCGTAGCGCCGGCGGCGGCAGCGACGGTGGCTTCCGCAGCCCGTACGGCTCCGGCCCCCGTGGTGGCAACCGCGGCGGCAGCGGCGGTGGCGGTGGCGGCGGCAGCTACTGA
- a CDS encoding SDR family oxidoreductase — MDRKLVFITGASSGIGQALAWRFHQAGWSLALAARRTGEIQAWAQRQGIAADRYAVYEADVAVTDSIVAAGRRCVETQGVPDVVIANAGISIGVDTAIRDDLDVLARIYATNNIGLAATFHPFLGPMTARGSGRLVGIGSVAGIRGLPGHGGYCSSKAAVISYCESLRGELRSSGVRVVTICPGYVDTPLTRENRYSMPFLMSAEAFADRAFRTIEAGRSYRVIPWQMGVVAKLLRLLPNALFDRVLAGRPRKHRQAASS; from the coding sequence ATGGACCGCAAGCTCGTCTTCATCACCGGCGCCTCCAGCGGCATCGGGCAGGCCTTGGCTTGGCGCTTCCACCAGGCCGGCTGGTCGCTGGCGCTGGCGGCGCGCCGCACGGGCGAGATCCAGGCCTGGGCGCAGCGGCAGGGCATCGCGGCGGACCGCTACGCGGTCTACGAAGCGGACGTGGCCGTCACCGACAGCATCGTGGCGGCGGGCCGGCGCTGCGTCGAGACGCAAGGCGTGCCCGACGTCGTGATCGCCAACGCCGGCATCAGCATCGGCGTCGACACGGCGATCCGCGACGACCTTGACGTGCTGGCGCGCATCTACGCCACCAACAACATCGGCCTGGCCGCGACGTTCCATCCCTTCCTGGGCCCGATGACCGCGCGTGGCTCGGGCCGGCTGGTGGGCATCGGCAGCGTCGCGGGCATTCGCGGGCTGCCCGGACACGGCGGCTATTGCTCGAGCAAGGCCGCCGTCATCAGCTACTGCGAGAGCCTGCGCGGCGAACTGCGGAGCAGCGGCGTGCGCGTCGTGACGATCTGCCCGGGGTACGTCGACACGCCGCTCACGCGCGAGAACCGCTATTCGATGCCGTTCCTGATGTCGGCCGAAGCCTTCGCCGACCGCGCGTTCCGCACCATCGAGGCGGGCCGCAGCTACCGCGTGATCCCGTGGCAGATGGGCGTCGTCGCCAAGCTGCTGCGCCTGCTGCCGAACGCGCTGTTCGACCGCGTGCTGGCCGGGCGCCCGCGCAAGCACCGGCAGGCCGCTTCGTCCTGA
- the lptC gene encoding LPS export ABC transporter periplasmic protein LptC yields the protein MGLLALGTYWLARNTPTFLGGSDTQRPVTHDPDYFMRGFQVRTFDVNGRLKTEVYGTEARHYPDTDTMEIDQPRIRSYDERGAVTVATANRGLSNADASEVQLMGNAVVVREPVPGTTIPRMEFRGEFLHAYMNTERVKSHKPVTLIRGNDVFTADQMDYDNLDRVMQLGGRVRGRLVPDRAKP from the coding sequence ATGGGCCTGCTGGCACTGGGCACCTATTGGCTGGCACGCAACACGCCCACCTTCCTGGGCGGCAGCGACACGCAGCGTCCCGTCACGCACGATCCGGACTACTTCATGCGCGGCTTCCAGGTGCGCACGTTCGACGTCAACGGGCGCCTCAAGACCGAGGTGTACGGGACCGAGGCGCGCCACTACCCGGACACCGACACGATGGAGATCGACCAGCCGCGCATTCGCTCGTACGACGAGCGCGGCGCCGTGACGGTGGCCACCGCCAACCGGGGCCTGAGCAACGCGGATGCGTCCGAGGTGCAGCTGATGGGCAATGCAGTGGTGGTGCGCGAGCCCGTGCCGGGCACGACGATCCCGCGCATGGAATTCCGCGGCGAGTTCCTGCACGCCTACATGAACACCGAGCGCGTGAAGTCGCACAAGCCGGTGACGCTGATCCGCGGCAACGACGTCTTCACCGCGGACCAGATGGACTACGACAACCTGGACCGGGTGATGCAGCTGGGTGGCCGCGTGCGCGGCAGGCTGGTCCCCGATCGCGCCAAGCCCTGA
- a CDS encoding HAD hydrolase family protein, whose protein sequence is MVQPALSFPPELLLAAQGVRVAFFDVDGVLTDGGLYMSAQGESLKRFHILDGLGLKLLQRAGITPAVITGRDSEPLRARLGALGITHVHYGTEDKAPAAQRTLSELGLDWSRAAAIGDDWPDLPVLRRCAFSAAPANAHAEVKAIAQYVTTLRGGEGAAREFCDLLLVASGRYAELLESHG, encoded by the coding sequence GTGGTGCAACCCGCCCTGTCCTTCCCGCCCGAGCTGCTGCTCGCCGCCCAAGGCGTGCGCGTCGCGTTCTTCGACGTCGACGGCGTGCTGACCGACGGCGGCCTGTACATGTCCGCGCAGGGCGAGTCGCTCAAGCGCTTCCACATCCTCGACGGCCTGGGGCTCAAGCTGCTGCAGCGCGCCGGGATCACGCCGGCCGTGATCACCGGGCGCGACTCGGAACCGCTGCGCGCGCGCCTGGGCGCGCTGGGCATCACGCACGTGCACTACGGCACCGAGGACAAGGCGCCGGCGGCGCAGCGCACGCTGTCCGAGCTGGGGCTGGACTGGTCGCGGGCCGCCGCCATCGGCGACGACTGGCCGGACCTGCCGGTGCTGCGCCGCTGCGCGTTCAGCGCCGCGCCGGCCAATGCGCACGCGGAAGTGAAGGCCATCGCCCAGTACGTCACCACCTTGCGCGGCGGCGAAGGCGCGGCGCGCGAGTTCTGCGACTTGCTGCTGGTGGCCAGCGGCCGCTACGCCGAGCTGCTGGAGTCGCACGGGTGA